Proteins from one Podospora pseudoanserina strain CBS 124.78 chromosome 1, whole genome shotgun sequence genomic window:
- a CDS encoding hypothetical protein (COG:I; COG:Q; EggNog:ENOG503NXAM): MASKVALGPMLAVTTAASIGVAKKFDLPLAQTVGTALAAAIPFYLFVWLSYLYPIYFSELRHVPTVPGNPLIGQFFTIITEECGVPQRRWHKELGPIIRYYFPFGAERLSVADDEALKHMTVKNPYNYPKPVRAKLWMVRILGEGILLAEGTDHVVQRKALTAGFSIGAIRSLTPIFWEKSLIMAKLWKEEMTTSHLRVKSFEALEWLNRCTLDIIGKAGFGYDINSLEDPDVPIREAYRLVFAFDLFSRLLHGMQAFIPASKHIPSKMNRDMETSRGIILDKATEIITTKLDEAENNIGKKDILALIAKENKKLKENGEEGLSFDTMRDQIMTFLGAGHDTTATAVAWTVHLLSTHPEIQSKLREEIREHMPFLFDASTRHDPRLLASVDPDKLPFMDNVCRESLRYIPPIPMTVRQSIADDTLGQYKVPGGTVIYVLANTINRLPCYWGETADEFDPDRWDDLPPSVVPNAFMTFLQGPRGCIGRKFAETEMKILLCVLLSEFEFGRDYETADPEEWKMWRLVLRPKEGVTVRVSLLGGSGEVVIDGGKGRGR, translated from the coding sequence ATGGCCTCAAAAGTCGCTCTCGGCCCCATGCTGGCGGTaaccacagcagcatccATCGGTGTCGCGAAGAAATTCGACCTGCCTCTGGCCCAGACTGTCGGGACAGCGTTGGCAGCAGCCATCCCCTTCTACCTTTTCGTCTGGCTGAGCTATCTTTACCCAATCTACTTCTCGGAGCTGAGACACGTTCCCACTGTCCCGGGTAACCCTCTCATAGGGCagttcttcaccatcatcaccgaggaGTGCGGCGTCCCCCAGCGTCGCTGGCACAAGGAGCTCGGTCCCATCATCCGCTACTACTTCCCCTTCGGCGCCGAGAGACTGTCCgtcgccgacgacgaagccCTCAAGCACATGACGGTGAAAAACCCGTACAATTACCCCAAGCCCGTTCGGGCCAAGCTCTGGATGGTCCGCATTCTTGGTGagggcatcctcctcgccgaaGGCACCGACCACGTCGTCCAGCGCAAGGCCCTCACAGCCGGCTTCTCCATCGGTGCTATCCGCTCGCTCACGCCCATCTTTTGGGAAAAGTCCCTCATCATGGCCAAGctctggaaggaggagatgaccacctcccacctcagGGTCAAATCGTTCGAGGCGTTGGAATGGCTGAACCGCTGCACCCTCGACATCATCGGCAAGGCCGGTTTCGGGTACGACATCAACTCCCTCGAGGACCCTGACGTCCCCATCCGCGAGGCCTACCGTCTCGTCTTCGCCTTTGACCTCTtttctcgcctcctccacggaATGCAAGCTTTCATCCCTGCCTCGAAGCACATCCCCTCCAAGATGAATCGCGACATGGAAACCTCCCGAGGTATCATCCTCGACAAAGCAAccgagatcatcaccaccaagctcgACGAGGCGGAGAACAACATCGGCAAGAAGGACATCCTTGCTCTGATTGCGaaagagaacaagaagctcaaggagaacggggaggaggggctgtCATTTGACACGATGCGGGATCAGATCATGACGTTTCTGGGGGCGGGGCATGACACCACTGCCACGGCGGTGGCGTGGACTGTTCACCTTTTGTCGACGCACCCTGAAATTCAGAGCAAACTCCGTGAGGAAATCCGGGAGCACATGCCCTTTTTGTTTGACGCCTCCACCCGCCACGATCCTCGTCTTTTGGCGTCCGTAGACCCGGATAAGCTCCCCTTCATGGACAATGTCTGCAGGGAATCACTGAGATACATCCCCCCGATCCCCATGACAGTAAGGCAGTCCATCGCGGACGACACTTTGGGTCAGTACAAAGTCCCGGGTGGGACTGTGATCTACGTGCTTGCCAACACGATCAACCGGCTTCCGTGCTACTGGGGGGAAACGGCGGATGAGTTTGACCCGGACAGGTGGGATGATTTGCCGCCGAGTGTGGTGCCGAACGCGTTTATGACTTTTTTGCAGGGGCCGAGGGGGTGTATTGGGCGGAAGTTTGCCGAAACGGAGATGAAGATTTTGTTGTGTGTGCTGCTGAGCGAGTTTGAGTTTGGGAGGGATTATGAGACGGCTGATCCGGAGGAGTGGAAGATGTGGAGGTTGGTTTTGAGGCCTAAGGAGGGGGTTACGGTTAGGGTTTccttgttgggggggagtggggaggtggtgattgatggggGGAAAGGCAGGGGTAGATAa
- a CDS encoding hypothetical protein (EggNog:ENOG503NUU3; COG:O; COG:P; MEROPS:MER0015691) gives MESENEPLKMNKTRSVHPFPDNYIYVPPRPRPQPRSVLRRFCTIALASTLIWTLIAPLGSILSGNWYISGRDGQDGQTWPGRNQVDQDELRQILRDVPSSESAMQWSRYYTSGPHLAGKNYSQALSTKQKWEEWGIKSEINEYVVYINYPLDHRLALLKGKEKKEQDGEKEYEVTYEASLVEDVIEEDPTSGLANSVPTFHGYSASGNVTAPVVYVNYGTYQDFEDLLAANITLEGKIAIARYGGIFRGLKVKRAQELGMIGVILYSDPGDDGEVTDEKGVPTYPEGPARQPSSVQRGSTQFLSVAPGDPTTPGYPSKPEAPRRPVETAIPSIPSLPISYADALPILKALNGHGPKAKDFNQWWTRNTGLGYKGVEYNIGPTPDDVVVNLYNEQEYVYTPIWNVIGVINGTIPDEVVVVGNHRDAWVAGGAGDPNSGSAVLNEAMRAFGEALKRGWKPRRTVVFASWDGEEYGLVGSTEWVEEYLPWLKHASVAYVNTDVGVRGKRLAVAASPILNKVIYTATSLVGSANQTRPGQTVYDLWDKKIKTMGSGSDFTAFQDFAGIPSIDIGFDNDRDSPVYHYHSNYDSFHWMQKFGDPDFLYHRTMAQVLGILVAEIANLPVIPFGAEDYAKALAEYVHKVEDKLDAYLIPPAEVLSASVTDEEMFELRSSTRNISSPVSVSTTSKHTPKTFRKSLTRLHEALQTLTYHAYHLDLLADELRHISENDEIPWWDLPRKIRHHCAVRKANTKYKYLERSFLYEEGLDNRPWFKHVVFAPGLWTGYSGAVFPGLMESIDQEDWTNAERWVDIIESRILNAARGIEA, from the exons ATGGAGTCCGAAAACGAGCCGCTCAAGATGAACAAGACACGAAGTGTCCATCCATTTCCCGATAATTACATCTACGTACCGCCACGCCCACGGCCTCAGCCTCGCTCGGTGCTTCGCCGTTTCTGCACTATAGCCCTCGCCTCAACCCTCATATGGACTCTCATAGCGCCTTTGGGATCCATCCTGTCCGGTAACTGGTATATCTCGGGGCGGGATGGACAGGATGGACAAACCTGGCCTGGACGCAACCAGGTCGACCAGGACGAGTTGAGGCAAATCCTTCGCGACGTTCCCAGCAGCGAAAGCGCCATGCAATGGAGCCGCTATTACACCTCAGGACCTCACCTCGCCGGTAAAAACTATTCGCAGGCTCTGTCGACCAAACAAAAGTGGGAAGAGTGGGGCATCAAGTCTGAGATCAATGAGTATGTTGTCTACATCAACTACCCTCTCGACCACAGACTCGCCCTTTTGAAgggaaaggagaagaaggaacagGATGGAGAAAAGGAATACGAAGTGACGTACGAAGCCTCGCTGGTTGAGGATGTCATCGAGGAGGATCCCACTAGTGGGCTTGCCAACAGTGTGCCAACCTTTCACGGATACTCTGCTTCGGGAAACGTCACTGCACCAGTCGTCTATGTCAACTACGGCACATACCAAGATTTCGAGGACCTTCTTGCTGCCAACATCACACTCGAGGGAAAGATTGCCATTGCCCGTTATGGTGGAATTTTCAGAGGGCTCAAGGTCAAGCGTGCCCAGGAGCTCGGAATGATTGGCGTTATTTTGTACAGCGATcctggggatgatggagaagtcACCGACGAAAAAGGGGTTCCTACATACCCTGAAGGACCGGCACGCCAACCCAGCAGTGTTCAACGAGGCAGCACCCAGTTTCTCAGTGTCGCCCCGGGTGATCCGACTACCCCTGGGTATCCGTCAAAGCCAGAGGCTCCTCGCAGACCGGTCGAAACAGCCATCCCCAGCATTCCGTCCCTCCCGATCTCTTACGCCGATGCCCTTCCCATTCTCAAGGCCCTCAACGGTCATGGTCCGAAAGCGAAGGACTTCAACCAGTGGTGGACACGTAACACTGGCCTAGGGTACAAGGGCGTGGAGTACAACATCGGACCTACTCCAGATGACGTCGTTGTAAACCTCTACAACGAGCAAGAATACGTGTACACCCCGATCTGGAATGTCATTGGTGTGATTAATGGTACCATTCccgatgaggttgttgttgttggaaatCATCGTGATGCTTGGGTTGCAGGAGGCGCCGGCGATCCGAACAGTGGATCGGCAGTCTTGAACGAGGCCATGCGTGCTTTTGGAGAAGCACTCAAGCGTGGCTGGAAACCTCGCCGGACTGTTGTCTTTGCTAGCTGGGACGGTGAGGAGTATGGTTTGGTTGGCTCAACGGAGTGGGTGGAGGAATACCTCCCCTGGCTCAAGCACGCGAGTGTCGCCTATGTG AACACCGATGTCGGCGTGAGAGGCAAGCGCCTCGCCGTCGCGGCCTCTCCTATCCTCAACAAGGTCATCTATACAGCCACTTCCCTTGTTGGATCAGCCAACCAAACACGCCCCGGCCAGACCGTGTATGATCTCTGGGACAAGAAAATCAAAACAATGGGAAGTGGCAGCGACTTCACTGCCTTCCAAGACTTTGCTGGCATTCCCTCCATCGACATTGGGTTCGACAATGACCGTGACAGCCCTGTGTACCATTATCACTCCAACTACGACAGCTTCCACTGGATGCAAAAGTTTGGGGATCCTGACTTTCTTTACCACAGAACCATGGCCCAGGTTCTTGGTATTCTAGTAGCGGAAATCGCCAACCTCCCTGTCATCCCCTTTGGTGCTGAAGACTACGCCAAGGCTCTGGCCGAATACGTCCACAAGGTCGAAGACAAGCTGGACGCCTACCTCATCCCCCCAGCCGAAGTCCTTTCGGCAAGCGTAACCGACGAAGAAATGTTTGAACTTCGCTCCTCCACCCGCAACATTTCCTCCCCTGTTTCTGTTTCCACCACATCCAAacacacccccaaaaccttCCGCAAATCCCTTACTCGCCTCCATGAAGCCCTTCAAACCCTCACCTACCACGCCTACCATCTTGATCTCCTAGCCGATGAGCTTCGACACATCTCAGAAAACGACGAAATCCCCTGGTGGGATCTGCCTCGTAAGATCCGCCATCATTGCGCGGTTCGTAAGGCCAACACCAAGTATAAGTACCTCGAGCGTAGCTTCTTGTATGAGGAAGGGCTGGACAACAGGCCCTGGTTCAAACACGTGGTGTTTGCTCCGGGATTGTGGACGGGGTACTCCGGGGCGGTGTTCCCGGGTTTGATGGAGAGCATTGATCAGGAGGATTGGACGAAtgcggagaggtgggttgatATTATTGAGAGTAGGATTTTGAATGCTGCGAGGGGGATTGAGGCGTAA
- the CKA2 gene encoding Casein kinase II subunit alpha' (COG:D; COG:K; COG:T; EggNog:ENOG503NWKT) → MLAVCPSLCLLTLGALSPTPPPICNIDPAPPATAQTSAPVSRMARVYADVNQNMPRSYWDYDSVNISWGALENYEVVRKIGRGKYSEVFEGINVVNYQKCVIKVLKPVKKKKIKREIKILQNLAGGPNIVALLDVVRDSQSKTPSLIFEFVNNTDFRTLYPKFVDIDVRYYIYELLKALDYCHSKGIMHRDVKPHNVMIDHENRKLRLIDWGLAEFYHPGTEYNVRVASRYFKGPELLVDYQEYDYSLDMWSLGAMFASMIFRKEPFFHGQSNADQLVKIAKVLGTDDLFDYLDKYEIELDTQYDDILGRFQKKPWHSFVNADNQRFVSNEAIDFLDKLLRYDHAERLTAKEAMAHPYFAPIRDEGILQRYLAGEAI, encoded by the exons ATGCTGGCCGTGTGCCCCTCACTCTGTCTGCTGACATTGGGCGCTCTCTCgcccacaccaccgccaatTTGCAACATCGATCCCGCACCCCCAGCGACCGCGCAAACGAGCGCACCCGTCTCCAGAATGGCCAGAGTCTATGCCGATGTCAATCAGAACATGCCCAGGAGCTACTGGGACTATGATTCTGTCAATATCAGCTGGGGCGCTCTCGAAAACTACGAAGTTGTTCGCAAGATCG gccGCGGCAAGTACTCGGAGGTCTTCGAGGGAATAAACGTCGTCAACTATCAAAAATGCGTCATCAAGGTGCTCAAGCCCgtaaaaaagaagaagatcaagcGCGAGATCAAGATCCTGCAGAACCTGGCAGGCGGCCCCAACATCGTCGCCCTGCTCGACGTGGTTAGGGACTCGCAGAGCAAAACCCCATCGCTCATCTTCGAGTTTGTCAACAATACCGACTTCCGAACCCTCTACCCCAAGTTTGTCGACATCGACGTCCGCTACTACATCTACGAGCTCCTCAAGGCCCTCGACTACTGCCACAGCAAGGGCATCATGCACCGCGACGTGAAGCCTCATAACGTTATGATCGATCATGAGAACAGAAAG TTGCGCCTCATCGATTGGGGTCTCGCCGAATTCTACCACCCCGGCACCGAGTACAACGTGCGCGTCGCCTCGCGCTACTTCAAGGGTCCCGAGCTTCTCGTCGACTACCAGGAATACGATTACAGCCTGGACATGTGGAGCCTGGGCGCCATGTTCGCCTCCATGATCTTCCGCAAGGAGCCGTTTTTCCACGGCCAGAGCAACGCCGATCAGCTCGTCAAGATCGCCAAGGTGCTCGGCACCGACGACCTGTTTGACTACCTAGACAAGTACGAGATCGAGCTGGACACACAGTACGATGACATTCTGGGCCGTTTCCAAAAGAAGCCCTGGCACAGCTTTGTTAATGCAGACAATCAACGATTCGTCTCGAACGAGGCGATTGATttcctcgacaagctgctTCGATACGACCATGCG GAACGTCTCACCGCCAAGGAAGCCATGGCCCACCCCTACTTTGCGCCAATTCGCGATGAGGGCATCCTCCAGCGCTATCTCGCCGGCGAAGCAATCTAG
- a CDS encoding hypothetical protein (EggNog:ENOG503NZ06; COG:O) has protein sequence MKKLLSILILEYLTGKWHVGFFYCSSSNELAAESPCRHVASEGSAPIRYPSGGGIFSNHSFCLLSTRLFWFLLGVVTLGSLIMSRRTNRPPSTYEDTRSIRSQRSRAPANHGSQRAARPAEADRQSLRPPATETDRYSLREHFAATRSVLEFDFDDASSFVGSTLASEHLGGEDQDDDEKVAAEREVIRKLFADGPLDRSYYELMCLPKKGPALRREEVQAAYNRLVQVLAVERQSGPLQSPAGFYLGMVQAAYEVLADPSRRIGYDLSTIEGYDSEDDEAELDVALLGAEKQTTYESKIQDQYILLTRRDARATTDLGFRVNASPLLASSEELAKRGNPGVEVLDFSLQKSATVALPGFKEPFEEASVTLVKVLKDFFEDSEEGEKKTPLPEQQQQKKTSTKPPIRFTDPTLTITGSVHGLLDDPIRLAPLVLDHYQPPGPSIHSRRRLDQLLSSRFLPALNLSFRQEMAWRDPRTPQHPQIPDLILETDVSPLPHPTTSLRVGHTIPLLHDPTAPINVELFASKIWSHNITNFGLAAHKRVGADSNGTAFLIADSGDFSLFNLASSRPKECADMTHFSRTFGSRSLASFTNPPTLEVGYSFAQPDLGIHQGKSLTRPSARGLCVLDADLDENKPGSWTISTGFTKGNIAAYLRYGRDFFSSYLPGRAKGGIRGEVELAGTVQKDFYLAFRALKSFGRFSKAGLEVGLSPFNLHLSLYWSRLGQRFSLPFLMASGAGRSKLGMKVLFWSTVFPFAALAACELYKQRQRQRRAVAKARGPGINPAALRQYINKRRTEADELTVILATGAEGRQREERQKGGLVILSAKYGVRNAPPEEVADVTIALAALVDDWGRLHIPRGVKKGKLLGFWDPNPMAGQQGKVLRVRYLWGYKEYSVEVEGREELRLP, from the exons ATGAAAAAGCTGCTCTCCATCTTGATTCTTGAATACCTGACTGGCAAGTGGCACGTCGGCTTCTTTTATTGTAGTTCCTCAAACGAGCTAGCAGCCGAGTCCCCCTGTCGCCATGTCGCATCAGAAGGCTCGGCACCTATCCGCTACCCATCAGGCGGCG GGATATTCTCGAACCATTCTTTTTGTCTTCTTTCAACACGCCTCTTTTGGTTTCTTCTCGGCGTCGTCACTCTCGGCTCTCTAATCATGTCGCGAAGGACGAATAGACCTCCCTCCACCTACGAGGACACGCGTTCTATCCGCTCCCAGCGATCCAGAGCCCCGGCTAACCATGGCTCCCAGAGGGCGGCACGTCCAGCCGAGGCTGATCGCCAGTCGCTGCGCCCACCTGCTACTGAAACAGATCGCTATTCCCTTCGTGAACATTTTGCAGCAACCAGGAGCGTGCTAGAGTTTGATTTTGACGACGCTTCCTCCTTTGTGGGTTCGACCCTGGCGTCTGAGCACTTGGGCGGAGAGGaccaggatgatgatgaaaaggtTGCCGCCGAGCGAGAAGTCATCAGGAAGCTATTCGCAGACGGCCCTCTGGACAGAAGCTACTATGAGCTTATGTGTCTTCCCAAGAAGGGGCCGGCACTAAGGCGAGAGGAGGTTCAGGCTGCATATAACCGCCTCGTTCAAGTGCTTGCTGTGGAGAGGCAGTCAGGACCTCTGCAGAGCCCGGCAGGTTTCTATCTGGGGATGGTTCAAGCGGCATATGAAGTCTTGGCCGACCCATCACGAAGAATTGGTTACGACTTGTCGACCATCGAGGGGTATGACtcggaggatgacgaggccgagcttgatGTTGCCCTTCTTGGTGCAGAGAAGCAGACCACTTATGAGAGCAAGATCCAAGATCAGTATATCCTCCTCACTCGCCGGGATGCCCGGGCGACTACAGACTTGGGATTCAGGGTGAATGCTTCGCCTCTACTTGCGTCTTCTGAGGAACTTGCGAAGCGTGGAAACCCTGGAGTGGAAGTGCTGGATTTCTCGCTGCAAAAGTCTGCCACCGTGGCCTTGCCAGGATTCAAAGAGCCGTTCGAGGAAGCCTCAGTAACTCTTGTGAAGGTCTTGAAAGACTTCTTTGAAGATTcagaagagggagaaaagaAGACACCTCTtccggagcagcagcagcaaaagaagaCATCAACCAAGCCTCCCATCCGGTTCACTGAcccaaccctcaccatcaccggctcAGTCCACGGTCTCCTCGATGACCCTATCAGACTCGCCCCACTGGTTCTGGACCACTACCAGCCCCCAGGCCCATCCATTCacagccgccgccgtcttgaCCAGCTTCTATCCTCCCGTTTCCTGCCAGCCTTGAACCTCTCCTTCCGCCAAGAGATGGCCTGGCGCGACCCGAGGACCCCCCAGCACCCTCAAATCCCtgacctcatcctcgagacAGACGtatctcccctccctcaccccacaacctccctccgAGTAGGCcacaccatccccctcctccacgacccAACAGCCCCCATCAACGTGGAGCTCTTCGCCTCCAAAATCTGGTCccacaacatcaccaactttGGCCTCGCCGCCCACAAGCGAGTCGGCGCAGACTCGAACGGAACCGCCTTCCTCATCGCCGACTCGGGCgacttctccctcttcaacctcgcaTCGTCACGGCCAAAAGAATGCGCCGACATGACGCACTTCTCCCGGACCTTTGGCTCCCGCTCGCTagcctccttcaccaaccccccaaccctaGAAGTAGGCTACTCCTTCGCCCAGCCCGACCTCGGAATCCACCAAGGCAAATCCCTCACCAGACCCTCGGCCCGTGGCCTCTGCGTCCTCGACGCCGACCTCGACGAGAACAAACCCGGCAGCTGGACAATTTCCACCGGCTTCACCAAGGGGAACATAGCAGCCTACCTCCGCTACGGCAGGgattttttttcctcttaCCTCCCCGGCAGAGCAAAGGGCGGCATCCGCGGGGAGGTCGAGCTAGCGGGCACCGTCCAAAAAGACTTTTACCTCGCGTTCCGAGCGCTAAAGTCGTTTGGTCGGTTCAGCAAAGcagggttggaggtggggcTGTCGCCGTTCAATCTTCATCTTTCGCTCTACTGGTCCAGGCTCGGGCAGAGGTTCTCGCTGCCTTTTCTCATGGCGAGCGGGGCGGGGAGGTCGAAGCTGGGGATGAAGGTCCTGTTTTGGAGTACCGTGTTTCCGTTTGCTGCTTTGGCGGCGTGTGAGCTTTATaagcagaggcagaggcagaggagggcggtggcgaAGGCGAGGGGGCCGGGGATCAATCCTGCGGCGCTGAGGCAGTATATTAACAAGAGGAGGACCGAGGCGGATGAGCTGACTGTTATTCTGGCCACGGGAGCGGAGGGGAGGCAGAGGGAAGAACGacaaaagggggggttggtgattttgTCGGCGAAGTACGGGGTTAGGAATGCGccgccggaggaggtggcggatgTGACGATTGCGCTGGCGGCGTTGGTGGATGATTGGGGACGGTTGCATATTccgaggggggtgaagaaggggaagttgcttgggttttgggatCCGAACCCGATGGCGGGGCAGCAGgggaaggtgttgagggtgaggtatTTGTGGGGGTATAAGGAGTATAgtgttgaggtggaggggagggaggagttgaggttaCCGTGA
- a CDS encoding hypothetical protein (EggNog:ENOG503NVN9; COG:S): protein MTSHKNDGPKLPVQQLAILAIARFAEPLALTSVFPYLPEMIASFGVEKNEVARWAGLTGAIFSISQSCTAVAWGRASDKFGRKPIILIGLLSTMICFLVWGMSTSLPMAITARAIMGSGNGNVGIIRTMVAEMVPERVLQPKAFSLMPLVWSIGSVFGPAFGGFFAQPAKQFPNVFGNIEFFKTYPFALPNIMACCVFFISFMTGLLFLKETLESKRNKRDWGLELGEKLTRPFHRSKRTKNLRRRSFVDSEASAPLLAQSAMSSSSSHLESKHSDPVSMKDIFAPQTSINLICYTFLALHSVAYDQVLPVFLNYPRVIPDEHNTSLPFKFTGGFGLSSDKIGTIYTVYGISCGVIQFFLFPKLCAMFGVLGIYRFATVVFPIIYFLTPYTVLVQDTTARYIFFLTIMLVKGFVVIVAFPCTTILLTNSATSLRILGTLNGVATTFSGLGRAAGPAAAGAVFSWGVQRGYVIAAWWFLGLIALMGTIPPWFIIEGDGPTASSTATSTSTSDGEEESLLQRDDDDDSSVDGYDEVAVLEALEGEESESETEPGKERKKRTTNGSYGTMNNGTAS from the exons ATGACTAGTCATAAGAATGATGGGCCAAAGCTGCCTGTGCAGCAGCTGGCCATTCTCG CCATTGCCAGGTTCGCCGAGCCCCTTGCACTCACCTCAGTCTTCCCCTATCTTCCAGAGATGATCGCCAGCTTTGGGGTAGAGAAGAATGAGGTTGCAAGATGGGCAGGTCTTACCGGAGCCATATTCTCTATAAGTCAGAGCTGTACGGCTGTGGCATGGGGACGGGCGTCAGATAAATTTGGAAGGAAACCCATCATCCTGATAGGGTTGCTCAGCACGATGATTTGCTTTCTTGTCTGGGGTATGTCGACAAGCTTGCCCATGGCCATCACCGCAAGAGCTATCATGGGAAGCGGCAACGGCAATG TTGGCATCATCAGAACCATGGTAGCCGAAATGGTGCCGGAAAGAGTTCTTCAGCCCAAAGCCTTCTCGCTCATGCCCCTTGTGTGGTCAATAGGCTCTGTCTTTGGGCCTGCCTTTGGTGGCTTCTTTGCACAGCCTGCCAAGCAGTTTCCCAACGTTTTTGGAAACATTGAGTTCTTCAAGACTTACCCCTTTGCTTTGCCAAATATCATGGCATGCTGTGTGTTTTTCATTTCTTTCATGACCGGATTGTTGTTCCTCAAG GAAACACTCGAAAGCAAACGCAACAAACGCGACTGGggcctcgagctcggcgagaAACTAACTCGTCCTTTCCACCGCTCCAAGCGTACCAAGAATCTCAGAAGGCGCTCCTTTGTTGACAGCGAGGCATCTGCCCCTCTGCTTGCCCAGTCCGCCATGTCAAGCAGCTCTTCGCACTTGGAATCCAAGCACTCCGATCCAGTATCGATGAAGGACATTTTCGCCCCTCAGACGTCGATAAACCTCATCTGCTACACCTTCTTGGCTCTTCACTCAGTAGCGTACGACCAAGTCCTGCCTGTGTTCCTCAACTACCCCCGTGTGATCCCTGACGAGcacaacacctccctcccgtTCAAGTTCACCGGCGGCTTCGGCCTCAGCTCGGACAAAATCGGCACAATCTACACGGTCTATGGCATCTCCTGTGGAGTGATTCagtttttcttgtttcccaAGCTGTGTGCCATGTTTGGTGTGCTGGGAATCTACCGCTTTGCCA CCGTCGTATTCCCTATAATATACTTCTTGACGCCCTACACAGTTCTCGTCCAGGATACCACCGCTCGGtacatcttcttcttgaccatcATGCTGGTCAAAGGATTTGTCGTTATCGTCGCCTTCCCttgcaccaccatcctcctgaCCAACTCTGCTACCTCCCTCCGGATCCTTGGGACCTTGAACGGAGTAGCGACGACCTTTTCCGGACTAGGGAGAGCTGCGGGGCCCGCCGCTGCCGGTGCGGTCTTCAGCTGGGGCGTGCAGAGAGGATACGTGATTGCAGCGTGGTGGTTTCTGGGGTTAATCGCCTTGATGGGGACGATCCCGCCTTGGTTTATTATCGAAGGTGATGGCCCTACCGCTTCCTCGACAGCCACATCAACTTCCACCTCTgacggggaagaagagagccTGCTCCAGcgtgacgacgatgacgataGCAGCGTTGACGGGTACGACGAAGTAGCTGTTTTAGAAGCattggagggcgaggagtcAGAATCGGAGACTGAGCCcgggaaggaaaggaaaaagaggacAACGAACGGGAGTTATGGAACAATGAATAATGGGACAGCGAGTTGA